A genomic segment from Lignipirellula cremea encodes:
- a CDS encoding PAS domain-containing protein: MRLLPELGERAPLVPFLAAIVFAGWCGGVVPAGVAAVLSFGAIWLLFPPAADPVWIGYAVSFLLALAGAAWGVLLHRAKQRAEVNTAEAQKQCEQLRDTFASIGDAVAVTDTSGVITSFNAMAEKLTGWTRQQALGQPLAKVFQVLQESTRQPVPCPAIRAIETGDSVGLSEPAVLVRRAGGECPVDNCAAPVRNADGQITGSVLVYRDVGRRRRAEQDLLESEQRYRLVGEAANDAIWDWDLVTNQVVWNAGEQARFGYVGEQFGDDADWWSAHIHQDDRDRVLESIHAAIDNGDRLWQAEYRFQKVDGAYAAVFDRGRILHDSAGRPSRMVGSMLDLSEKQQIEQELREARSRLASTLAAAEIGTWEFDPVNKVVRADANLDRMFGVSPNDKNNGVLEAYTQAIHPDDRDRVANAIREALQADEVYTTEYRILDRKGGIRWVLARGRVERDEAGQAIRLPGVVVDITERKHFEKALQASERQLRLALDSGELGSWNIDPVTNHLATDERFRMIFRNSVEPITYEEAFAAIHPDDLERVRERVAAATRPVDPAPFAEEYRVIHPNGEIRWVFGKGRGNFEQIDGQSKLTSFDGAVMDVTEQRKMREALRELAARLSEADRRKDEFLATLAHELRNPLAPIRTGLEALKLIDDDPEMREEIRQTMERQAEQMVHLIDDLLDVSRITRGKLQLRLSRVELAHIVRSAVEATRPLIDEAGHTLTVTLPDQPVYLQADPTRLTQVLANLLNNAAKYTEEPGRISLSAEAADDQVLIRVKDTGLGIPPDMKERIFEMFGQIDRSLERGYTGLGIGLTLVKNLAEMHQGAIAVQSEGAGQGSEFTLTLPRFTSEVETKTPLPEVTTASASLRILIVDDNEAAATMLEMVVKILGNEVRTACDGVRALEVAAEFLPDVVLMDIGMPRMNGYEAAQAMRQQPWGKHILLVALTGWGQDEDRQHTRQAGFDHHLVKPAEPAALKQLLAGYRPGPTAS; the protein is encoded by the coding sequence GTGAGATTGCTGCCTGAACTGGGCGAGCGGGCGCCCTTGGTTCCATTCCTGGCGGCGATTGTGTTTGCTGGATGGTGTGGAGGCGTTGTGCCGGCCGGCGTGGCGGCGGTGCTCAGTTTTGGCGCGATCTGGCTACTGTTCCCGCCGGCGGCGGATCCGGTGTGGATCGGGTACGCGGTATCTTTCCTGCTGGCATTGGCGGGAGCGGCTTGGGGTGTCCTGTTGCACAGGGCAAAGCAGCGGGCGGAAGTTAATACGGCGGAAGCGCAAAAACAGTGTGAGCAGTTGCGGGATACGTTCGCCAGCATTGGCGACGCCGTCGCGGTGACGGATACTTCCGGCGTGATTACCTCGTTCAATGCGATGGCGGAGAAACTCACCGGCTGGACCCGTCAACAGGCGTTAGGTCAGCCGCTGGCGAAGGTGTTTCAAGTCCTGCAGGAGAGCACTCGGCAGCCGGTTCCCTGTCCGGCGATCCGCGCGATCGAAACTGGGGACTCGGTTGGCTTGTCGGAGCCCGCTGTGCTGGTTCGCCGGGCTGGCGGCGAATGTCCTGTCGACAATTGTGCAGCGCCCGTTCGCAACGCGGACGGCCAGATCACCGGGTCAGTGCTCGTGTATCGCGATGTCGGCCGGCGGCGCCGGGCGGAGCAGGATCTGCTGGAAAGCGAGCAGCGGTATCGCCTGGTCGGGGAGGCAGCGAATGACGCCATCTGGGACTGGGATCTGGTCACTAACCAGGTCGTCTGGAACGCAGGCGAGCAGGCCCGCTTCGGCTATGTGGGCGAGCAGTTTGGCGACGACGCCGACTGGTGGAGCGCGCATATCCATCAGGACGACCGAGACAGGGTGCTGGAAAGCATTCACGCCGCCATCGACAACGGCGACCGCTTGTGGCAGGCCGAATACCGTTTTCAGAAGGTCGACGGCGCGTATGCGGCCGTGTTCGACCGTGGGCGAATTCTCCATGATTCTGCGGGTCGGCCTTCGCGCATGGTTGGTTCCATGCTGGACCTGAGCGAGAAGCAGCAGATTGAGCAGGAACTGCGCGAAGCCCGCTCCCGGCTGGCTTCGACGCTGGCGGCTGCGGAGATTGGCACCTGGGAGTTTGATCCGGTTAACAAGGTGGTGCGGGCTGACGCCAACCTGGACCGCATGTTCGGCGTTAGTCCCAATGACAAGAACAACGGCGTGCTCGAAGCGTACACCCAGGCGATTCACCCCGACGACCGGGATCGCGTGGCGAATGCAATCAGGGAAGCCCTGCAGGCAGACGAGGTTTACACGACTGAGTACCGTATTCTGGATCGCAAAGGCGGCATCCGCTGGGTGCTCGCCCGCGGACGGGTTGAACGGGACGAAGCCGGCCAGGCGATACGTCTGCCGGGCGTCGTGGTCGATATTACGGAACGGAAACATTTCGAAAAGGCCCTCCAGGCCAGCGAAAGGCAACTGCGACTGGCGCTGGACTCGGGAGAGCTCGGCTCCTGGAATATCGACCCGGTCACGAATCACCTGGCGACCGACGAACGATTTCGAATGATTTTTCGCAACAGCGTCGAGCCGATCACCTATGAGGAGGCGTTTGCCGCCATCCACCCCGACGACCTGGAACGCGTTCGCGAGAGGGTGGCTGCGGCAACCCGTCCGGTCGATCCGGCTCCTTTTGCGGAGGAATATCGGGTCATCCATCCCAACGGAGAGATCCGCTGGGTGTTCGGCAAAGGGCGAGGGAATTTTGAGCAGATCGACGGCCAATCCAAGCTGACCAGTTTTGACGGCGCCGTGATGGACGTGACCGAACAAAGAAAAATGCGAGAAGCGCTGCGCGAACTGGCCGCGCGGCTCTCCGAAGCCGACCGCCGCAAGGACGAATTCCTGGCCACACTGGCGCATGAACTCCGCAATCCTCTGGCCCCGATCCGCACGGGACTCGAGGCGCTGAAACTGATCGACGACGACCCTGAAATGCGGGAAGAGATCCGCCAGACGATGGAACGCCAGGCCGAGCAGATGGTGCATCTGATCGACGACCTGCTCGATGTGTCCCGCATTACCCGCGGCAAGCTGCAGCTGCGGCTCAGCCGCGTTGAACTGGCCCACATTGTCCGCAGCGCCGTCGAAGCCACGCGTCCTCTCATCGATGAGGCCGGCCATACGCTGACCGTCACGCTTCCCGATCAGCCTGTCTATCTGCAGGCCGACCCAACGCGGCTCACGCAGGTACTGGCGAATCTATTGAACAACGCGGCCAAATACACCGAAGAGCCGGGCCGGATTTCTCTCTCTGCAGAAGCGGCGGATGACCAGGTCCTGATCAGGGTGAAAGATACGGGGCTTGGCATTCCGCCCGACATGAAAGAACGCATCTTCGAAATGTTCGGGCAGATCGATCGCTCGCTGGAACGCGGATACACAGGCCTGGGGATTGGCTTGACGCTTGTCAAAAACCTTGCCGAAATGCACCAGGGCGCCATTGCCGTACAAAGCGAAGGAGCCGGCCAGGGAAGCGAGTTCACGTTGACTTTGCCCCGGTTCACCAGCGAAGTGGAAACGAAAACCCCCTTGCCCGAGGTTACCACGGCTTCGGCGTCCCTGCGGATCCTGATTGTCGACGACAACGAGGCGGCGGCGACCATGCTTGAAATGGTTGTGAAGATCCTGGGCAATGAAGTCCGCACCGCTTGCGACGGCGTCCGCGCGCTGGAAGTGGCGGCCGAGTTTCTGCCCGATGTGGTGCTGATGGATATCGGCATGCCCCGCATGAACGGCTATGAAGCAGCCCAGGCAATGCGCCAGCAGCCCTGGGGAAAACATATCCTGCTGGTCGCTCTGACCGGATGGGGCCAGGACGAAGACCGGCAGCATACCCGACAGGCCGGGTTCGACCATCACCTCGTCAAGCCGGCCGAACCAGCCGCCCTCAAGCAGCTTCTGGCCGGCTATCGGCCCGGGCCGACGGCGTCGTAA
- a CDS encoding ATP-binding protein: MSNATDSLNMASGLLASLMSDESFRPAEPRSIKETGLTETVVEALVLKYLLLIGSSAGRQIGEKICLPFGILEELLSSLRRRQLLSHSGSTSLNDYYYILTEQGRERAKSYMAQCAYVGPAPVPLEDYKVSVDAQTIRAEAPQRAQLERGFAKISVEDDLFDSLGPAINSGSGLFLYGAPGNGKTTLAKCITACYGQEIWIPHTLFEDGQFIKLFDAAFHELQAAAASTLLRSNSHDTRWVKIKRPTVVVGGELTMENLEMRHDPLNNVSEAPLQLKSNCGCMLIDDFGRQRMEPQELLNRWIVPLENKVDYLTLATGKKIQVPFEQLIIFSTNLDPQDLTDDAFLRRIPYKIEVGDPGREEFKLLFQVFARSIGCVYEEETVDYLIDTHYLPVNRPLRRCQPRDLLSQIRNYCNYNGRPVEMRKDYFDRVVKSYFTVVAGT; the protein is encoded by the coding sequence ATGTCGAATGCGACGGACTCCCTGAACATGGCCAGCGGACTGCTGGCAAGCCTGATGTCGGACGAGAGCTTTCGTCCGGCTGAGCCCCGGTCGATCAAAGAGACCGGGCTGACCGAAACGGTCGTCGAAGCGCTCGTCCTCAAATATCTGCTGCTGATTGGCTCCAGCGCAGGTCGCCAGATCGGCGAAAAAATCTGCCTGCCGTTTGGCATCCTCGAAGAGCTGCTCTCTTCGCTGCGTCGCCGGCAACTGCTGTCGCACAGCGGGTCGACCTCGCTCAACGATTACTACTACATTCTGACCGAACAGGGCCGCGAACGAGCCAAAAGCTATATGGCACAATGCGCCTACGTGGGGCCGGCTCCGGTGCCGCTGGAAGATTACAAGGTTTCGGTCGACGCCCAGACGATCAGGGCCGAAGCTCCCCAACGGGCGCAGCTGGAACGCGGCTTCGCCAAGATCTCGGTGGAGGACGACCTGTTCGACAGCCTGGGCCCGGCGATCAACTCGGGCTCCGGTCTCTTCCTGTACGGCGCCCCCGGCAACGGGAAAACGACGCTCGCCAAATGCATTACCGCCTGTTACGGCCAGGAAATCTGGATCCCGCACACGCTGTTCGAAGACGGCCAGTTCATCAAACTGTTCGACGCCGCCTTCCATGAACTGCAGGCCGCGGCCGCCAGCACGCTGCTCCGCTCCAACTCGCACGATACGCGCTGGGTGAAAATCAAACGGCCGACGGTCGTGGTCGGCGGCGAGCTGACGATGGAAAACCTGGAGATGCGGCACGACCCTCTCAACAACGTGAGCGAAGCGCCTTTGCAGCTGAAAAGCAATTGCGGCTGCATGCTGATCGACGACTTCGGCCGGCAGCGAATGGAGCCGCAGGAACTGCTCAACCGCTGGATCGTTCCGCTGGAAAACAAGGTCGACTACCTGACCCTGGCGACCGGCAAAAAGATCCAGGTGCCCTTCGAGCAGTTGATTATCTTCTCGACCAACCTGGACCCCCAGGACCTGACGGACGACGCCTTTTTGCGCCGCATTCCGTACAAGATCGAAGTCGGCGATCCAGGCCGCGAAGAGTTCAAGCTGCTCTTCCAGGTGTTCGCCCGCAGCATCGGCTGTGTTTACGAGGAAGAGACGGTCGACTACCTGATCGATACGCACTACCTGCCCGTCAACCGCCCCCTGCGACGTTGCCAGCCGCGAGATCTCCTCAGCCAGATCCGCAACTACTGCAACTACAACGGCCGTCCCGTCGAGATGCGCAAAGACTATTTCGACCGCGTAGTGAAGAGCTACTTCACGGTAGTGGCAGGGACGTAG
- a CDS encoding Gfo/Idh/MocA family protein: MTFNSPFNRRQFLAAAGAAAVTPYLVQAAETDRPRIRVGQIGTKHPHAMGKLATLRKLSSVYEVVGIVEPDKAQRERMAQRPECRDLPWMTTEQLLHTPGLQAVAVETEVPELLDTAEQCVAAGMHLHLDKPAGDDMDQFRRLAAEAGKRKCLIQMGYMFRRNPAFRFLYQALADGWLGDVFEVHGVMSKSMPQGGRDFIGQFPGGVMFELGCHLVDAAINVLGRPEKIAAYPQQTRGDGVVDNVLAVFAYPRATATIRSSIVEIQGQQRRQFVVCGTMGVIDIRPLEAPRLRLALDQPRDGFKAGYQEVELPRSPGRYDEQLLHLARAIAGEEPFEYSLEHDLLVQECVLRGSGAWKE; the protein is encoded by the coding sequence ATGACCTTTAATTCCCCCTTCAACCGACGCCAGTTCCTGGCGGCCGCCGGCGCGGCGGCTGTTACGCCGTACCTGGTCCAGGCCGCGGAAACCGATCGGCCTCGGATCCGCGTCGGGCAAATCGGGACGAAGCATCCGCATGCCATGGGCAAGCTGGCGACGCTGCGAAAACTGTCGTCGGTGTATGAGGTCGTCGGAATTGTCGAGCCCGACAAAGCCCAGCGGGAGCGGATGGCCCAGCGGCCCGAGTGCCGCGACCTGCCCTGGATGACGACCGAGCAACTGCTCCACACGCCGGGCCTGCAGGCGGTGGCCGTCGAAACCGAAGTGCCCGAACTGCTGGACACGGCCGAGCAATGCGTGGCCGCTGGCATGCACTTGCATCTGGACAAACCGGCCGGCGACGACATGGACCAGTTCCGACGCCTTGCGGCGGAAGCCGGAAAACGGAAATGTCTGATTCAGATGGGTTACATGTTTCGCCGGAATCCGGCCTTCCGGTTCCTGTACCAGGCGCTCGCGGACGGCTGGCTGGGCGACGTGTTTGAAGTGCACGGCGTGATGAGCAAAAGCATGCCGCAAGGCGGCCGCGACTTTATCGGCCAATTTCCGGGAGGGGTGATGTTCGAACTGGGCTGCCACCTGGTCGATGCGGCGATCAACGTGCTGGGACGTCCCGAGAAAATCGCCGCCTACCCACAGCAAACACGCGGCGACGGCGTGGTCGACAACGTGCTGGCCGTGTTCGCCTATCCCCGGGCGACGGCGACGATTCGCAGCAGCATCGTGGAAATCCAGGGCCAGCAGCGACGCCAGTTTGTGGTGTGCGGCACCATGGGCGTCATCGACATACGTCCCTTAGAGGCGCCGCGGTTGCGTTTGGCGCTCGATCAACCGCGTGATGGTTTCAAGGCAGGCTACCAGGAGGTGGAACTGCCGCGTTCGCCCGGCCGTTACGACGAACAGTTGCTGCACCTCGCCCGGGCGATCGCCGGAGAGGAACCGTTTGAATACTCGCTGGAGCACGACCTGCTGGTGCAGGAATGCGTGCTCCGCGGCAGCGGAGCCTGGAAAGAATAG